The proteins below are encoded in one region of Sminthopsis crassicaudata isolate SCR6 chromosome 1, ASM4859323v1, whole genome shotgun sequence:
- the TSPAN16 gene encoding tetraspanin-16, with product MALFAILKILMFLLNSILFFGGLGLLALGLCLYVEGNAFSDLMGVSVSPFSQLVLIRYLCIIIGSILLFLGILGCWGAIRENKSMLLLFFIIILIIFLVKLSSAIIILVFSSLANLFITYFETWAVKSLQESYGVDENITKLWNGVMKEMYCCGFHNYTDFIGSKYLNQSGGYYPNYCCGIHWLFDCPESEAMHFQVGCLQKLKHSLKDNRKVIKGVGLGIMVFEVAAMAVSMILFFKIGDISYE from the exons ATGGCTCTTTTTGCAATCCTAAAAATTCTGATGTTTCTTCTTAACAGCATCTTATTT ttTGGGGGATTGGGACTACTGGCCCTTGGCTTATGTCTGTATGTTGAAGGAAATGCCTTTTCTGACCTAATGGGGGTTTCAGTCTCGCCATTCAGTCAGCTCGTGCTCATCAGATATCTCTGCATCATCATCGGCAGCATCCTCTTGTTCCTGGGAATCCTGGGCTGCTGGGGAGCCATAAGGGAAAACAAGAGCATGCTGTTGCTG TTCTTCATCATCATATTGATCATCTTCCTGGTCAAGCTTTCAAGTGCTATAATCATCCTGGTCTTCTCCTCACTT GCAAACTTGTTTATCACATATTTTGAAACTTGGGCAGTCAAGTCGCTACAAGAGTCCTATGGCGTGGATGAAAACATCACAAAATTGTGGAATGGCGTCATGAAAGAG atgtACTGCTGTGGATTTCACAATTATACTGATTTTATCGGCTCTAAATACCTGAATCAAAGTGGTGGCTATTATCCAAATTACTGCTGTGGCATACATTGGCTCTTTGATTGCCCGGAGTCTGAAGCTATGCATTTCCAAGTG GGATGTTTACAAAAGTTGAAGCACTCTTTGAAAGACAATAGAAAGGTGATTAAAGGTGTTGGATTGGGAATTATGGTCTTTGAG GTGGCAGCTATGGCGGTCTCCATGATCCTATTTTTCAAAATTGGTGACATTTCTTACGAATGA